The stretch of DNA TTTGAGAATGCAATTACTCTGGTCATGGTATTGGGAGGCTCAACTAATGCAGTCATCCACCTTATTGCCATGGCCAAAGCAATAGGAGTTCGGCTCACACTGGACGATTTCCAGAAAATCAGCAATAAAACGCCTTATCTGGCTGACCTCAAGCCCAGCGGTCAGTACCTGATGGAAGACCTACATGCTGCAGGCGGTGTGCCAGCTGTGATGAAGATGTTGCTGAAAGAAAAAATGCTCCATGGCGATTGCCTCACCGTTACCGGAAAAACTCTAGCCGAGAACCTCTCCCGCGTAAAACCCCTCGCTGCGGGCCAAAAGATTATACAGCCCCTTAAAAATCCTATCAAAAAGACAGGCCATATACAAATACTCTACGGCAACCTTGCCCCGCAAGGCGCTGTGGCAAAAATTACCGGCAAGGAGGGGGAAAAATTTGAAGGCCCCGCACGGGTCTATAACGATGAATTTTCAGCTATCCGCGGCATTCGCAATGGAAAAGTTAAAAAAGGAGATGTAGTAGTTATCCGTTATGAAGGGCCCCGCGGTGCTCCGGGCATGCCCGAAATGCTGAAACCTACTTCTGCCATTATGGGAGCCGGCCTCGGTAAAGAGGTAGCCCTGATAACGGATGGCCGCTTCTCTGGCGGCACACATGGCTTTGTAGTAGGACATATCACCCCTGAAGCTTATGAGGGCGGCCTTATCGCCTTTATTAAAAATGGCGACCGCATCACCATTGACGCCACCAGAAACAAAATTCAGGTGCACCTTTCGGCTGAGGAAATCAAAAAACGCAGGGCCCAGTGGAGCCCCCCGAAAGCAAAAGTTAAAAAGGGGTATCTGCTCAAATACATGCGTCTGGTGTCCTCCGCATCCCAGGGATGTGTAACAGATGATAACAGCTTTTCACACAATAGCTCAAAAAACCAAAAAACCGTTAAAAAGCA from Chitinophagales bacterium encodes:
- the ilvD gene encoding dihydroxy-acid dehydratase, with translation MKRINRYSQTVTQDETQPAAQAMLYATGLSEKDMQKAQVGIVSNWFEGNPCNMHLNDLSDIVKKAVTEAGMVGLRFNTIGVSDGISMGTAGMRYSLPSRELIADSIETVVNAQWYDGLITIAGCDKNMPGALIAMARLNRPSLMVYGGTIASGRYNGRKLDVVSAFEALGEKFAGKISDADYKNIIKNACPGAGACGGMYTANTMASAIEALGMSLPFSSSNPARSKEKQLECVAAGKAIRLLLQKNIRPSDIMTRKAFENAITLVMVLGGSTNAVIHLIAMAKAIGVRLTLDDFQKISNKTPYLADLKPSGQYLMEDLHAAGGVPAVMKMLLKEKMLHGDCLTVTGKTLAENLSRVKPLAAGQKIIQPLKNPIKKTGHIQILYGNLAPQGAVAKITGKEGEKFEGPARVYNDEFSAIRGIRNGKVKKGDVVVIRYEGPRGAPGMPEMLKPTSAIMGAGLGKEVALITDGRFSGGTHGFVVGHITPEAYEGGLIAFIKNGDRITIDATRNKIQVHLSAEEIKKRRAQWSPPKAKVKKGYLLKYMRLVSSASQGCVTDDNSFSHNSSKNQKTVKKQNTKIT